One part of the Kryptolebias marmoratus isolate JLee-2015 linkage group LG2, ASM164957v2, whole genome shotgun sequence genome encodes these proteins:
- the cuedc1b gene encoding CUE domain-containing protein 1b, translated as MTSLFKRSSNNGGSQNNEGGGGSGTTHGQLNNSRPNQLVRRLEFNQAMEDFKTMFPSMDYEVIECVLRSNNGAVDATIDQLLQMSIDGQGSDDSSDSDDSIPAEILERTLEPDSSDEEPPPVYSPPAHEVYPKVPPTPPQRLENHSAGEQPVRSYRNWNPPLLGNLPDDFLRILPQQLDSLKSLHSSISQPSSSSSSSSISQWMAQTGSVCGAVGTAEGPGSVPEAAEQDDKLKQYLEDERIALFLQNEEFMRELRRNHDFLIALERDRLKYESKKSKSSHLSGMDPSTGDQYSAASVEAASDDAMFRDKLRHMGKSTRKKLFEIARSFSEKTKRRKSKRTLMKLHSLGTANSTANLLEDGEENPSEEDGLPRRANADEESEQRNQQV; from the exons ATGACAAGCCTGTTCAAGCGCAGCAGCAATAATGGAGGCTCTCAGAACAATGAAGGTGGAGGTGGTTCTGGTACCACCCATGGGCAGCTCAACAACAGCAGGCCCAACCAGCTGGTCAGGCGCCTTGAGTTTAATCAAGCCATGGAGGACTTCAAGACCATGTTCCCCTCGATGGATTACGAGGTGATTGAGTGTGTGCTCCGCTCAAATAATGGCGCTGTCGATGCCACCATCGACCAGCTTCTTCAGATGAGTATTGATGGACAGGGATCTGACGACAGCTCTGACTCAGACGACAGTATTCCAGCAGAG ATTCTGGAGCGAACTTTAGAACCTGACAGCTCAGATGAAGAACCACCGCCTGTTTATTCTCCACCTGCGCATGAAGTGTACCCGAAGGTCCCACCGACACCCCCACAGCG ACTTGAGAACCATTCAGCAGGTGAGCAGCCAGTTAGAAGCTACAGGAACTGGAACCCCCCTCTGCTCGGAAATCTCCCGGATGATTTTCTGAGGATACTGCCGCAGCAGTTGGACAGCTTGAAG aGTTTACATAGCAGCATATCTCagccttcatcctcctcctcctcctcctcaataAGTCAGTGGATGGCTCAGACTGGTTCTGTGTGTGGAGCTGTAGGGACCGCTGAAGGTCCGGGTTCGGTGCCTGAAGCTGCAGAGCAGGATGATAAACTGAAGCAGTATCTGGAAGACGAGCGCATCGCCCTGTTTCTGCAGAACGAGGAGTTCATGAGAGAGCTGCGGCGTAACCATGACTTCCTGATTGCTTTAGAGAGAG atcgTTTGAAGTATGAATCAAAGAAATCAAAGTCCAGTCATTTATCTGGCATGGATCCATCCACAG GTGATCAGTACTCTGCAGCTTCAGTGGAGGCTGCCTCAGATGATGCTATGTTCAGAGACAAACTCAGACACATGGGCAAAT CAACAAGGAAGAAACTGTTTGAAATCGCCAGATCATtttctgaaaagacaaaaagaagaaagtcaaaAAGGACACTCATGAAGTTGCATTC ATTGGGCACAGCCAACTCTACAGCTAACCTCCTTGAAGATGGCGAGGAGAACCCCAGTG AAGAAGATGGTCTGCCCAGAAGAGCAAACGCTGATGAAGAGTCTGAACAGCGCAATCAGCAAGTATGA